The nucleotide sequence GGCACTTCTGAAATTCAGAAAATAGTGATTGCAAGGTCGCTGCTTGATGCAAAGTAAAATCAAATTATTATTGATTTTTCTTTTATCTTCCTCTGCTGCTTTTAGTCAGATTGAAAATCTCAAATGGCAAAAGGCAGATATATCATACGAAAAAGAAATTCATTTTACTAAAAGGAATTATTCATTTGAATCAGAAAGTGCCGGAGAGTTTGTGAGCAAATCACTGGCAAATGCTTACTGGTTTTTTATTTCTGATGTGGATGGTGACAATTGTCCATTCAGACCAACCTGTTCATCATTTTTAATTCAGTCT is from Ignavibacteriota bacterium and encodes:
- the yidD gene encoding membrane protein insertion efficiency factor YidD — translated: MQSKIKLLLIFLLSSSAAFSQIENLKWQKADISYEKEIHFTKRNYSFESESAGEFVSKSLANAYWFFISDVDGDNCPFRPTCSSFLIQSAKVTNIFQASLMFFDRFTRDMNIIKNHNHYPRVSTGYYYDPPDNYTLNRKNIKYLPPEFIVDDE